Sequence from the Desulfovibrionales bacterium genome:
ACCTGCAAGGCGGCAGGCAGCCACAATCATGGCATCCCAAAAAGAAAAATCAAACTGTTTATGGAATTCAATCGCTTTTAAGATCAAGGGAACGGTAGTGTCAACCACTTTCCAAACAGAAAAGTCGCGTATGGTCTGTTCCGCGTCATCTACACTCATTTTTCCAGGGACCTTGCGAGTGACCGTGACAAAGAATTCTTTCAAGACCTGGACACTGATAACTCCGTTTCCCTTTTGGAAGGCTTCCGTTACCAAACGGGAAGCAATTTTATATTTTTCCTGGTCAGTCTTGTCAAAGGCATAAACTAAAATATTGGTATCGAAAAATAGGCTATCGCGCATGAAGCTTCTCTCTGGTCCAGGTCTTTTTTCCGACTTTGATAGGTCGTTCTTTCATTCGGGCAATGATTCGTTCCATAGCGCTCTGGTACTCTTCATTCTGGCGAACCAGATATTCCAATCGATCCCGGATAACCTGGGTCAGAGTTGTTCTTTTTTTTTGACATATTATCCTGGCTCTATGAAGGAGCTCTTCATCCAGAGCAAGAGTCACATTGCGTTTCATAGTTGGCCTCCTATGTTCACATATTATGTGTAATATTTAAGACGTAGAATTCTGGAAGTCAACATAAAAGTTACTGTAATCGAAGGGGAAAACAGATAAAAGATAAGAGCCGTCTCTAAAC
This genomic interval carries:
- a CDS encoding PIN domain-containing protein, producing MRDSLFFDTNILVYAFDKTDQEKYKIASRLVTEAFQKGNGVISVQVLKEFFVTVTRKVPGKMSVDDAEQTIRDFSVWKVVDTTVPLILKAIEFHKQFDFSFWDAMIVAACRLAGSSALLSEDLSHGMLIENVRIINPFHADHP